One window from the genome of Actinoplanes teichomyceticus ATCC 31121 encodes:
- a CDS encoding TetR family transcriptional regulator, producing MATQNLPPRDAIRRAAGELFVRDGYGATTVRAIAAAAGCDPALVIRHFGSKEGLFLAAVSVSGDLTGILTGPIESIGRELVRYVLDGAESPVAGVYRALLTASDRPEIKERLRASVHDVFVGPLAERIGGAYPELRARLAAAQFAGLINACWLVADPVLACAEREAVVALYGDAIQRLLTCEDPPTPGRPGDSNAGTGGPVG from the coding sequence GTGGCGACGCAGAACCTCCCACCCCGGGACGCGATCCGTCGTGCGGCCGGGGAGCTGTTCGTCCGGGACGGCTACGGCGCCACCACGGTGCGGGCCATCGCGGCGGCGGCCGGATGCGACCCGGCGCTGGTGATCCGGCACTTCGGGTCCAAGGAGGGTCTCTTCCTCGCCGCCGTGTCGGTCTCCGGCGACCTGACCGGCATCCTGACCGGCCCGATCGAGTCGATCGGGCGCGAGCTGGTCCGTTACGTGCTGGACGGCGCGGAGAGCCCGGTCGCCGGGGTCTACCGCGCCCTGCTCACCGCCTCCGACCGTCCGGAGATCAAGGAGCGCCTCCGTGCCTCGGTGCACGACGTCTTCGTCGGCCCGCTCGCCGAACGCATCGGCGGGGCCTACCCGGAACTGCGCGCCCGCCTGGCCGCGGCCCAGTTCGCCGGCCTGATCAACGCCTGCTGGCTGGTCGCCGACCCGGTTCTGGCCTGCGCCGAGCGTGAAGCCGTGGTGGCCCTCTACGGCGACGCCATCCAGCGCTTGCTCACCTGCGAAGACCCGCCCACTCCCGGCCGGCCCGGCGATTCCAACGCCGGTACCGGCGGCCCCGTCGGCTGA
- a CDS encoding GtrA family protein — MPSPTGRLARPSAWSATVPRQLLWFMLVGALSTVLQTIVYVSVREVLAATWASWLALLVVTPANTEAHRRITFNVTTSAIGRLHWEAGLTSVVVYLANLAVAPWLSGIAGPHPSALTESLILALTGSVVGGARYLILRGWVFAARRHTPAPESATAATATAGEVPGGTIRSRRSRRTALRRFVRTSATGARPLPRTPGAPTAAGTPDFTTAVPGDALRTACGTPGGLPLAVLACLGTLAPIPTARLCSSHSGPGVLNQRPAGRIRTWHRNRRQHLTARS, encoded by the coding sequence ATGCCTAGTCCGACCGGACGGCTCGCCCGCCCATCCGCGTGGAGCGCGACCGTGCCCCGCCAGCTGCTGTGGTTCATGCTGGTCGGCGCGCTGAGCACGGTCCTGCAGACGATCGTCTACGTCTCCGTGCGCGAGGTGCTCGCGGCCACCTGGGCGAGCTGGCTGGCTTTGCTCGTGGTGACCCCGGCGAACACCGAGGCCCACCGCCGGATCACCTTCAACGTGACCACCTCGGCGATCGGCCGCCTGCACTGGGAAGCCGGTCTCACGTCGGTCGTCGTCTACCTGGCGAACCTCGCGGTGGCCCCGTGGCTGAGCGGCATAGCCGGACCGCACCCGTCGGCGCTGACCGAGTCGCTGATCCTGGCCCTGACCGGCAGCGTGGTGGGCGGCGCCCGCTACCTCATCCTGCGCGGCTGGGTGTTCGCCGCCCGCCGCCACACCCCCGCGCCGGAGTCCGCCACCGCCGCGACGGCCACCGCCGGCGAGGTCCCGGGTGGCACGATCCGCAGCCGCCGCTCCCGCCGCACCGCCCTGCGCCGCTTCGTCCGCACCTCCGCGACCGGCGCCCGCCCCCTCCCCCGGACGCCCGGCGCGCCCACCGCCGCCGGGACGCCCGACTTCACCACGGCCGTTCCGGGCGACGCGTTGCGCACGGCCTGCGGCACTCCCGGCGGCCTGCCCCTGGCGGTCCTCGCCTGCCTGGGCACGCTGGCTCCCATCCCCACCGCGCGTCTCTGCTCCAGCCATTCCGGGCCGGGCGTCCTCAACCAGCGCCCCGCCGGACGCATCCGCACCTGGCACCGCAACCGCCGCCAGCACCTGACCGCCCGGAGCTAG